GTACACGGCCCCGGCCTTCGTGGCGCTGCTGGGCTGGGGCCTGCTGCGCGAGCGTCCCGGCTGGCGCGAGGCGGCGGCCATCGCGGGGACGCTGGCGGGCATCGCCCTCATCAGCCTCGGCGGGGGGCAGGGCGTGAACGTCACGGGCGCGGCCCTGGGGTGGGGGCTGATCGCGGGCTTCACCTACAGCCTGTATTACCTGTACGGCAAAGCCTTCTTCGGGACGTACGCGCCCCACGCCCTCCTCGCGGTCGCGCTGCCCGTGGGGGCGCTGGGGCTGCTGCCCTTCGTCACCTTCAGCGCCAAGACGCCGGGCGCGTGGGCGTCCCTCGTCGCCATCGCCGTCTTCAGCACGTACCTCGCGTACCTCGCCTACGGGGCGGGGCTGCGGCGTCTGCCCGCCACCCGCGCGAGCGTGATCGCCAGCCTCGAACCCGTGGTCGCCGCTGGTCTGGCCGCCCTCCTCTTCGATGAGCGGCTGTCACCCACCGCCCTCCTCGGCGCGGCGCTGGTGATCGGGGCGGCGCTGTCGCTGAGCGTGGAGAGGAAGCCGAGGGGGGAGTTGGCGGCGCGGGTGGAGTAGAAAATTGCTCTCCTCTATTTCGGCTCTACATGCATGCTCGCAGCGAAAGGCAAGGGCGACAGCCGTTCAAGGGCTTGTACGATGCGTTTTTCAACATCTATCACACTCGCCTGAAAACTTGCTGGACCCAAACGCCGAGTATCATCGAGAAAGAAGCTCCGCTCAAGCAAGGTCAACAATTCGAGCGAGACGCCGTGTGCTGCCAATTGATTGTTGCGGAATGGATTAAACAACAGAGCCTCCGCCTGCTGAGTGGAGATGAGGCCGCTTTTTAGACTCTGCACGACTCCAAGAGAGGCGATTGGTAGGACTCGCTCTAAATTATCACCATTCTGACAGGAAAACACTAGAGAGTGGCGGGAAGGTGGTGTCATCTATCTGTAGTTTAACCGTTAGAAGAAGTGCGACGGCAGGAATGCACAGGAACTTTGGTGGAAACTGACCGCCCCTCCAGCTTGAAATCCCACTCGGAGGAGCGGCCCCACGGCAACTTCGCGTCGTCGAACTTGGAGAGAAAGCTGAGGGTGGAGCGAACACCGGGCCACGAGAACCAAACCCCGGACCCTTCAGGTCCCACCACCCGTTCAACGAAGCTGCATCTCCAGTGGCAGCGGCAGACGTTGGGACGGGGAGTCCAGCAGGCACGCGAACCGCAGGTGGCGTTGACTGATGAACCACATCTGGTCGGTGTCGTTCGCCAGGATGAAGTAGGCCTCGGCGGTCTCGGAGGGCGAGTACACGCCCAGCACCCGGTACATACACGTAACAGAAAACCCGCTCTCCAGGGGCCGGGGCTGGGGGGAGCGGGGGCCTTCAAGCTGCTCGACGCGCACGAACAGGTTGGGGTGAAAAGCGAGCATGGGCAGACGATAGGCCAGGACAAACCACGTGACTGACGCTTTTCAGACGATGGACGGCCCCCTCACCGCCCCTCCAGCTCGAAGTCCCACTCGAAGGAGCGGCCCCACGGCAACGTCGCGTCGTCGAGGGTATACGTCAGACCGAGGCGGAGCGGGAAATAGCCCCGCGCGAGGTCCAGCAGCCGCGCCTGCCCGGCGGGCGTGCTCAGCTCGGCCTCGGGGATGGCCTTGCGAAGGGCCGCGCGCACCTCGGCGCTGTAGATCACGTCGTTGGCGTACTCGCGGGCGAGGAGGGCGTCCTGCCGCAGCGGGTCGGCCCCCTCCAACGTCATCCGGGCGTGGGCCAGGGCCGTGCCGAGGTTGTTGCCCGGCGTGCCCCAAGCGGCGAGCGAGCGCAGGTTCGCGTGCTGCCGCAGGGTGGCGAGGTCGGTCCACAGGCGGGTATTGCCGAGGTTGACCTGCGCCACGTCCGCCACGGCAACCGGGCCGCGCCGCAGGAGGGCGCTCACACGCACGGCGGCCTGCCTCGCGTCCCCGCCGTTGTAGACGAAGAGGGTCAGGTCCGCCGCGCCCTCCCCCACCACCCGGAAGCCGCTTCCCCGTGCGTGGTTCTCGGCGCTCGCGGTGAGGGGAATGCCCTCGTAGCGGATGACCTGCGCGGCCTTCGCCGGGTCGCTGTACTCCACGCGCACGGTCTTCTCGGCGGGCGCGAGGGCACGGGCGGCGAGCATCGCCAGCACCTCGTCCGCGCCGGGGTAGACGCGCACGTTCTCGGAGGCAGTCTGCGCCAGCGCCGCGCCCTCGGCGGGGGAGGGGCTGCCGGGGAGGGCGTCGTCCCACGTCACATGCAGCTCCCTGAACACGCCCGAGCGTGCCCACTCCACCATCTCACGCACGACGGCGAGGTTGCGTTCCCGATTCGTCGCGTCCGGCTCGCGCGGCAGGGTGATGAAGGCGAAGATGGGCTGCCCCGTCCGCCCCCCCCACGCCCGCACGGGGTTCAGCCGGGCCAATGCCTCCTGCGCCGTGAGCGGACTCGTGCGCGACTGGACCAGACCGCCGTAGGCGAAGGCGTCCAGCGCAACCACGAGCGGCCCGTCCGTCGGCTGCGCGGCGAGCCACGCCCCCAGGGCCGCCGGGTCCGCCCCGCGCTCCGCATTGCCGAGGAGGTCGGCGGCGGGCACATGCGGCGTTCCCCCGCGCACCCCCGCGATCAGGGCGGGCAGCACCCGCGTCGCCGGGCGCGAGTCGAGCGGCACGAGCGTCTGTGCCCCGGCCTGGACGGCGAACAGGGCGGCGGAGAGGAGGAGGGCGCGGCGCATCATGCGGCCCAGGCTAGAGGCGGAGCGTGAGGGGCGGCGGAGGAAAGGGTGTGGGGGGGGGGAGTGTATGGGAGTATTCCCTGCCCAGAGGCACGTCAACGAAGTTTCGGCGAGGGGCGTCAGGAACATGTTTTAATCCCCTTCCACCTTGACTATCCTGGCCGCTTGATGTGCGAGCTTTTTGCTGTTTGCGTCGAAGTATTGCAAATAATGACTCAAACTCGTCCGCGCAACTATATCTGTCATCAAAGCGTCGGCTTCTTGGTAAATCTTTCCATCAGGAAACCGTCTGCCTTTAGATCAGTTTGATGGGGGAATGTCAGCGCTATGTGATAGTCATACTGACCAAATTTTGATATGAAGATAACCTCTGCTTTGACCTGCCCATACCGGGCGGCCATCTCCTTCTCCAGTTTTTCTACCACCCATATAAATAAGCCAATGACGAATAGATTGTTTTC
This window of the Deinococcus sp. YIM 134068 genome carries:
- a CDS encoding DMT family transporter yields the protein MNVPAPLLILVAAVLWGLLGILGKNAQAAGVGALEVALWRAVLAGGLYALHAGVTRARLPRGRDLLVTAIFGILGVSVFYGSYQLAVRAGGASLASVLLYTAPAFVALLGWGLLRERPGWREAAAIAGTLAGIALISLGGGQGVNVTGAALGWGLIAGFTYSLYYLYGKAFFGTYAPHALLAVALPVGALGLLPFVTFSAKTPGAWASLVAIAVFSTYLAYLAYGAGLRRLPATRASVIASLEPVVAAGLAALLFDERLSPTALLGAALVIGAALSLSVERKPRGELAARVE
- a CDS encoding DUF3969 family protein, which produces MTPPSRHSLVFSCQNGDNLERVLPIASLGVVQSLKSGLISTQQAEALLFNPFRNNQLAAHGVSLELLTLLERSFFLDDTRRLGPASFQASVIDVEKRIVQALERLSPLPFAASMHVEPK
- a CDS encoding DUF4127 family protein, whose amino-acid sequence is MRRALLLSAALFAVQAGAQTLVPLDSRPATRVLPALIAGVRGGTPHVPAADLLGNAERGADPAALGAWLAAQPTDGPLVVALDAFAYGGLVQSRTSPLTAQEALARLNPVRAWGGRTGQPIFAFITLPREPDATNRERNLAVVREMVEWARSGVFRELHVTWDDALPGSPSPAEGAALAQTASENVRVYPGADEVLAMLAARALAPAEKTVRVEYSDPAKAAQVIRYEGIPLTASAENHARGSGFRVVGEGAADLTLFVYNGGDARQAAVRVSALLRRGPVAVADVAQVNLGNTRLWTDLATLRQHANLRSLAAWGTPGNNLGTALAHARMTLEGADPLRQDALLAREYANDVIYSAEVRAALRKAIPEAELSTPAGQARLLDLARGYFPLRLGLTYTLDDATLPWGRSFEWDFELEGR